The following nucleotide sequence is from Nocardioides daedukensis.
AGGCACTCCGCGTCCCTGCTCGTCTGCTGGCCCTTGTCGTCGCCGTCCGAGCTGCAGGCAGCCAGCGCCAGGAACGGCAGGACGCCGACGGCGATCAGGGAGCGCTTCATGGGCGTCAGACTGCCCTGCGCGTACGTCGTACAAACGCGGGACTCGCTGCCGTGGACACCGACGCTGCTGTTCAATGGGCCCATGTCTGCGACCTCAGGGCCCTCCCGGCTGTGGCCCTTCGTGGTGGCCATCGTCATGCTGTTCTTCATCAACCTGCCGTTGGCGCACCTGAAGTGGACCGAGCACCGGCTCGATCGGGACGGTGTGGCCGGAGTCGGCGAGGTTACCGCGACGAAGGCGTTCGGGGGCAAGCACTTCGTGACCTTCCGGCTCCCGGCCTCCATCGACCCGGACCAGAAGTCCTACACCGTCGAGGTGCCCGGCGACTCCTTCGACGAGGCGAAGGCCGCCGAGCAGCTGCCGGTCGACTATCTCCCCGAGGACCCGTCGACCAACCGCGCCGTCGACGAGGTGCCGCCCGGATCCGTCGCGGTCTGGCTGACGGCGCTGGCCGACCTCACCGTCCTGGCGATGCTGGCCCTGATGTTCTGGTCGCGCCGGCACGGGATGCTCGTGATCGAGGCGACCGAGGACCTGACCCGGTGCAAGCCGGACGACACCGTCGTCGAGCTCGGCGGCGGCATGGTGCTGGTGCGCGGGGACATCACCGAGATCCACGACGACCATGTCGTGGTGCAGGCCAACAGCGACACGGTCAAGGTGATCCTGGGCGACCACCACAATCCCGTCGGTCACCAGCAACCCGTGCAGGTGCGGGGTGTGAAGGTGAAGCGACGCTAGGTCAGGTCAGGTCGCGCTCGGCCGCCGCGGCGAGGACCACCGGGTCCTCGCAGGCCCGCGCCCACGCGGCGATGCGCGCCCGGATCTCGCGGCCCAGCAGCCATTGCCCGATCGGTTCGGCGATGAAGCGCAGCCACGACGGCCGGATCGAGTAGGTGTATTTCCAGGTTGCCTCGGTGCTGCCGTCGGCGGCCTCCTTGAACCGCCAGCCACCCCCGAACGACGCGAAGAACCACGGCCCCTTCACCATCGTCATCCCGACGCTGTTCGGTGGACGCCAGGCGGCGTACTGGCTGATCATCGTCGGGCCCACCCGCGCCTTGGTCAGCGTGCGCACGCCCTTGCCGGGCGCGGTGGCGCCGTCGAGGAAGTGCTGCTTTCGGATGAACGGGTCCCACTTCAGTCGCAGCTCACCGGTGGTCTGCGAGAGGGCGAAGGCGGTCGCAGGATCGACGGGTACGACGACGGTTGCGGTGATCTGCGGCATGTGGGTTCCCGATCCAGAGGTGGTTGTGAGTCAGCGATCGAGCTCGCGTAGCGTCCGCTTCCAGGCCTCCACCACTGCCGAGGTCCCGGCGCGAGGCTGGAGGATCCCGGCGAGGTATGAGCCGGTGAGCAGGTCGATGGTGAACTGCACCAGCATCGGCGCCCGGGCGTGGTCGGCTCCTGAGAGCCGGATGACGCTGTGGTGCACGGTGGCGAAGATGCGCTCCTGGAGCGGCAACAGTGCCTCGAGCAGGTCCGGGTCGGTGCGTGCGGCCACCCAGAGCTCGAGCGCGGCCGTGAACGGAGGCGACTGCAGCTCGCCCCAGACCAGGTCGACGACGTCGTCCCAGCTGGTGATCGGAGGGTCGAGCTCGCCGCGCTCGACGGTGAGCACCTGGAGGCGCCGTTCGATGATGTCCTCGACGACGGCGGCCATCAGCGCGCCGCGGGTGGGGAAGTGGTGCAGCAACGTTCCGCGCGCCACTCCGGCGCGCTGCTGGACGTGGCCCACGGTGGTGGCGCCGTACCCACTCTCGAGGAGGCTCTCATAGGCCGCGGTGAGGAGCGTCGCGCGGGTGGCGGCGGAGCGCTCCTTCTGGGTGCGGCGGGTCGGTGGCATAGCGGGACCATACCGCCGGTCACGGTGGCCGGCGACTTGCCAAGACGCGCGAAGAAAGCGCATGCTGAGCAAAACAGTCCGATCAGACTGAAAGTGAGTTTCCCCGGATGTCCCCGACCCCCTCGCAGCTCCTCGCCAGCGTCCGCACGCTGGCCCCCGTGCTCGCCTCCACCGCCAAGGTGATGGTCACCGACGCTGCGTCGAAGCTGATGCCGGGCGCTCCCGACGCTTCGCCGGAGCTCGCCGTCTCGGTGCCCGAACCTGCCGGCGCCTCGGGCTATGCCCGCCAGGTCCACGCGCAGCGCCTGGTGGCGGCCGCCCCCGAGGTCGTCGCCGACCTGGTCACCGACCTGGACCGCGCGCACGAATGGCTCACCCTGCACCTGTCCTGGCGCGGCGAGCGTCCGGCACGGATGGCTGCCGGCGAGGAGTTCGTGCAGCAGATCAAGCTGATGGACATCCCGGCCCAGGCACGCTGGCGCGTCGAGCGCGCCGACGCCAACGGCTTCGAGCTCCGCGGCACCGGCCCGATGGGCATCACCGTCGGCCTGTGGTGCACCGTGGTCGCCACCGCCGGCGGCTCCGCCGTGCGCCTCGACGGCGCCCTGGACGGCCCGCCGGTCCGTGGCCCGGTCGGTCTCACGGCCGTGCGCAGCGTCGAGACCGCGCTGACCGAGTCCCTCGAGATCCTGGCGGGCGTCCTCGACGGCGACGGCGTACGCCGCATCCCCGACGAGCCCGTGCTCCACGAGCGCACCGGTCGAATGCTCGA
It contains:
- a CDS encoding TetR/AcrR family transcriptional regulator, giving the protein MPPTRRTQKERSAATRATLLTAAYESLLESGYGATTVGHVQQRAGVARGTLLHHFPTRGALMAAVVEDIIERRLQVLTVERGELDPPITSWDDVVDLVWGELQSPPFTAALELWVAARTDPDLLEALLPLQERIFATVHHSVIRLSGADHARAPMLVQFTIDLLTGSYLAGILQPRAGTSAVVEAWKRTLRELDR
- a CDS encoding SRPBCC family protein, with product MPQITATVVVPVDPATAFALSQTTGELRLKWDPFIRKQHFLDGATAPGKGVRTLTKARVGPTMISQYAAWRPPNSVGMTMVKGPWFFASFGGGWRFKEAADGSTEATWKYTYSIRPSWLRFIAEPIGQWLLGREIRARIAAWARACEDPVVLAAAAERDLT